A single Cherax quadricarinatus isolate ZL_2023a unplaced genomic scaffold, ASM3850222v1 Contig671, whole genome shotgun sequence DNA region contains:
- the LOC128699590 gene encoding uncharacterized protein — protein MFYPVQMEDQATHITKLMEENRRYIRENGKMKKNWTSERRSFKERYDTGLYDSQEDTAELVDRVLALQLQNTELNVCLEKEKIRRRHAEARLERDESYIKRLEDSVQSLRGTRVVMDPGTYRQVAEAYIAARRTPARRPHTHQGLPHSDLVCDSSQDDLISGQSELHRGTILHSSSWPSSPRSGSSPCPSPTLYPSQDAHEYPLDLPIPRNLSDKKDRGLNSRDVAPGVGVPAGAAMTAWDYEQLLSSLSELDGTSRGALS, from the exons ATGTTCTACCCAGTGCAG ATGGAAGATCAAGCAACTCACATCACCAAACTGATGGAGGAAAACCGCAGATATATCCGGGAAAATGGGAAAATGAAGAAAAACTGGACGTCAGAGAGACGCAGCTTCAAGGAGAGGTACGACACGGGGCTTTACGACTCCCAGGAGGACACAGCAGAGCTGGTGGATAGAGTTTTAGCTCTACAACTGCAGAACACAGAGCTAAATGTGTGTTTAGAGAAGGAGAAGATAAGAAGAAGACACGCTGAAGCCAGACTAGAGAGAGATGAATCATATATTAAGAGACTCGAAGATAGTGTACAA AGTCTACGAGGTACCAGAGTAGTGATGGACCCGGGTACCTACCGTCAGGTAGCTGAGGCTTACATAGCAGCCAGGAGGACACCTGCTAGACGACCACACACCCATCAAGGTTTACCGCACTCTGACCTGGTCTGTGATTCATCCCAGGACGACTTAAta AGCGGCCAGAGTGAGTTACATCGTGGTACAATCCTACACAGTTCCAGCTGGCCATCCTCACCTCGCTCTGGCTCTTCTCCGTGCCCATCACCCACGCTCTACCCATCGCAGGATGCCCATGAGTACCCATTAGATCTACCTATCCCGCGAAACCTCAGCGACAAGAAAGATCGCGGCCTCAACTCACGCGATGTTGCTCCAGGAGTTGGTGTGCCAGCAGGCGCCGCCATGACGGCCTGGGACTATGAACAACTACTGAGCAGTCTTTCTGAACTAGATGGGACAAGCAGAGGTGCCCTGTCCTGA